A single Planctomycetota bacterium DNA region contains:
- a CDS encoding aldehyde dehydrogenase family protein, with product MSSTPHIPALRFGKPYESLDKIEVPILGGQTLAATVSQVNAGMIKRDARKFADARAALRKFTTAQLLAICEKAGEFFMTGSLPLGDGVQSAEDYIRQLSSTSGLPYTLVRANMAKINEVFTQMSTILRGLTRGLDLSIIDAGAGEQAGVPVSYFPTTTALGVVLPSNSPGVNSLWMPAFALKIPVILKPGREEPWTPYRIIQSFIAAGAPAEAFGFYPTDHEGSAAVMDACGRSIIFGGQDTADRYAGNPAVEVHGPGWSKVLITGDAADRWPDYLDVLVKSIAGNSGRSCINASAIVVTRNGRAIAEALAKKLAAIKPLAREDNAAMLSGFANAKMAQWIDAQIDDGLKTSGAEDLTAKERGGSPRMVEVDGITYLMPTIIHCDNWSHPLANREFMFPFASVVEVPEDEMLEKIGPSLVVTAIGASDGFVDDLLTCPLIQRLNIGPLPTSVAKWDQPHEGNLFEFLYHRRAIQRAGAPV from the coding sequence ATGTCTTCCACCCCCCACATTCCCGCCCTCCGCTTTGGCAAGCCCTACGAAAGTCTCGACAAAATCGAGGTCCCCATCCTCGGCGGCCAGACGCTGGCGGCGACGGTGTCGCAGGTCAACGCCGGCATGATCAAGCGCGACGCGCGCAAGTTCGCCGACGCGCGCGCGGCCCTTCGCAAGTTCACCACCGCGCAGCTTCTCGCCATCTGCGAAAAGGCCGGCGAATTTTTCATGACGGGATCGCTCCCGCTCGGCGATGGCGTGCAGTCGGCGGAGGACTACATTCGGCAACTGTCGTCGACGAGCGGTCTGCCCTACACGCTGGTCCGCGCGAATATGGCGAAGATCAACGAGGTGTTCACGCAGATGTCGACGATCCTGCGCGGGCTGACGCGCGGGCTTGATCTTTCGATCATCGACGCCGGCGCGGGCGAACAGGCGGGCGTGCCGGTGAGCTACTTTCCGACGACGACGGCGCTGGGCGTCGTGCTGCCGAGCAATTCGCCGGGTGTGAATTCGCTGTGGATGCCCGCGTTCGCCCTGAAAATCCCGGTGATTCTCAAACCCGGGCGCGAGGAGCCGTGGACCCCGTATCGGATCATTCAGTCGTTCATCGCCGCCGGCGCTCCCGCTGAAGCGTTCGGTTTCTATCCGACGGATCACGAGGGCTCCGCCGCCGTGATGGACGCGTGCGGTCGTTCGATCATCTTCGGCGGGCAGGACACCGCCGACCGCTACGCCGGCAATCCCGCCGTCGAAGTACACGGCCCGGGCTGGTCGAAGGTGCTCATCACCGGCGACGCCGCCGACCGCTGGCCCGATTATCTCGATGTGCTCGTCAAGTCCATCGCCGGCAACTCGGGGCGTTCATGCATTAACGCCTCCGCCATTGTCGTTACCCGCAACGGGCGCGCGATCGCCGAGGCGCTGGCGAAGAAGCTGGCGGCGATCAAACCGCTCGCCCGTGAGGACAACGCCGCGATGCTCAGCGGATTCGCCAACGCCAAGATGGCCCAGTGGATCGACGCCCAGATCGACGACGGGCTCAAGACTTCCGGCGCGGAAGACCTGACGGCGAAGGAGCGCGGCGGATCGCCCCGCATGGTCGAAGTCGACGGGATCACGTACCTGATGCCGACGATCATTCACTGCGACAACTGGTCGCACCCTTTGGCGAACCGCGAGTTCATGTTCCCGTTCGCGAGCGTCGTCGAAGTGCCCGAAGACGAGATGCTCGAAAAGATCGGGCCGTCGCTGGTCGTCACGGCGATCGGCGCGAGTGATGGGTTTGTCGATGACCTGCTCACGTGCCCGTTGATTCAGCGATTGAACATTGGGCCGCTGCCGACGTCGGTGGCGAAATGGGACCAGCCGCACGAAGGCAACCTGTTCGAATTTTTGTATCACCGTCGCGCGATCCAGCGGGCGGGCGCGCCCGTATGA
- a CDS encoding iron-containing alcohol dehydrogenase: MMPFPENPRPHVVFGPDTVEQIGSLARSLNTHRALLVTDPHIYEAGHAPRAIRSLEQAGLAVTVFDRVRENPTTEDVDACLDVALKANADVIVGIGGGSSMDTAKGCNFILTNGGRMADYWGVDKATQSMLPFIAVPTTGGTGSECQSFALIADPMTHQKMACGDKKAAASIAILDPTLTTTQPRHVTANTGVDALTHAVETAVTLKRNDLSLRYAREAFKLIAANLARVLDEPNDIAARGQMLLAAAYAGTAIEHSMLGAAHAAANPLTAQFHVVHGQAVGLMLPSVVRYNAEDAEARAMYEALAAHAGLEPTVEALLTCIESLLDAAKMPRVLEDVNVPRDAIGALAADAASQWTAQFNPRPIDADGFVGLYEATFSSQSPTA; this comes from the coding sequence ATGATGCCGTTCCCGGAAAATCCGCGCCCGCATGTCGTCTTCGGCCCGGACACGGTCGAGCAGATCGGCTCGCTCGCCCGTTCGCTCAACACGCATCGCGCCCTGCTCGTCACCGACCCGCACATCTACGAGGCCGGTCACGCCCCGCGCGCGATCCGCTCGCTCGAGCAGGCCGGGCTTGCCGTCACCGTGTTCGACCGCGTGCGCGAAAATCCCACGACCGAAGACGTCGACGCCTGTCTCGATGTCGCGCTCAAGGCGAACGCCGACGTCATTGTCGGCATCGGCGGCGGGTCGTCGATGGACACCGCCAAAGGGTGCAATTTCATTCTGACCAACGGCGGGCGGATGGCTGACTACTGGGGCGTCGATAAGGCGACCCAGTCGATGCTGCCCTTCATCGCCGTGCCGACGACCGGCGGGACCGGCAGCGAATGTCAGTCGTTCGCGCTGATCGCTGATCCGATGACGCATCAGAAAATGGCCTGCGGCGACAAGAAGGCGGCGGCTTCGATCGCCATTCTCGATCCGACGCTGACCACGACCCAGCCGCGCCATGTCACCGCCAACACCGGCGTCGACGCGCTGACGCACGCCGTCGAAACGGCCGTGACGCTCAAGCGCAACGACCTGTCGCTGCGCTATGCGCGCGAGGCGTTCAAGCTCATCGCGGCGAATCTGGCGCGCGTACTCGACGAACCGAACGACATCGCGGCGCGCGGTCAGATGTTGCTCGCCGCCGCCTATGCCGGCACGGCGATCGAGCACTCGATGCTCGGCGCCGCTCATGCCGCCGCCAATCCATTGACCGCGCAGTTCCATGTCGTGCACGGGCAGGCAGTCGGCCTGATGCTGCCGAGCGTGGTGCGCTACAACGCGGAGGACGCGGAGGCGCGGGCGATGTATGAAGCGCTGGCGGCTCATGCGGGGCTGGAGCCGACGGTCGAGGCGCTGCTGACGTGCATCGAGTCGCTTTTGGATGCGGCGAAGATGCCGCGCGTGCTGGAGGATGTGAACGTGCCGCGCGACGCCATCGGCGCGCTCGCCGCCGACGCGGCGTCGCAATGGACCGCGCAGTTCAACCCCCGCCCGATCGACGCCGATGGATTCGTCGGGCTCTACGAAGCGACCTTCAGTTCGCAGTCGCCCACCGCCTGA
- a CDS encoding PQQ-binding-like beta-propeller repeat protein, with amino-acid sequence MWIRCLAMLCLCGIAACSASDAPAAPGATSKISGGVTAWAIYRGDEAMHGVSKAKLPADPVLKWSYKTEGPVKSSPVIADGRIFIGSDSKQLLALDAMTGKLLWSFMTEDTVEAPPTIDGDAVYIGSTDTNLYKLDAATGKLAWKFATNDKIIGAAVAVDDAASKRRLVLIGSYDGTLHALNAADGKEVWHYETSDPINGSAAIHNGVAAFGGCDGSLHIVDLDNGSERRTIEIGSIVAATPALDGDMAYVGHFGNEFVAANVNTGDIAWRYKDRNFEYRSSAAVTDELVVFGGRDRRLHCLHRADGSVKWLFSARGKIDSSPVIADGHVVVGSADGRLYIVDLAEGKQTWSYEIGEAISGSPAVIDGLIVIGAEDGVVYAFGDKP; translated from the coding sequence ATGTGGATCCGCTGTCTGGCCATGTTGTGCCTGTGTGGGATCGCCGCTTGCTCGGCGTCCGACGCTCCCGCTGCGCCCGGTGCGACGAGTAAAATTTCCGGGGGCGTGACCGCATGGGCGATCTACCGCGGCGATGAGGCGATGCACGGCGTCTCGAAGGCCAAACTCCCCGCCGACCCGGTGCTCAAGTGGTCCTACAAAACCGAGGGCCCCGTCAAAAGCTCGCCCGTCATCGCCGATGGCCGCATCTTCATCGGCTCCGATTCCAAACAGCTTCTCGCGCTCGACGCAATGACCGGCAAGCTCCTCTGGTCCTTCATGACCGAGGACACGGTCGAAGCCCCGCCGACGATCGACGGCGACGCCGTGTACATCGGCTCGACCGACACGAATCTCTACAAGCTCGACGCCGCCACCGGCAAGCTCGCCTGGAAGTTCGCCACCAATGACAAGATCATCGGCGCCGCCGTCGCCGTCGACGATGCCGCAAGCAAGCGCCGGCTTGTGCTCATCGGTTCCTACGATGGCACATTGCACGCACTCAACGCCGCCGACGGTAAGGAAGTCTGGCACTACGAAACGTCCGACCCCATCAACGGCTCGGCCGCGATTCACAACGGCGTTGCGGCCTTCGGCGGATGCGACGGCTCATTGCACATCGTCGACCTCGACAACGGTTCCGAACGCCGCACCATCGAGATCGGCTCGATCGTCGCCGCCACGCCCGCCCTCGACGGCGACATGGCCTACGTCGGACACTTCGGCAACGAATTCGTCGCGGCGAATGTCAACACCGGCGACATCGCATGGCGATACAAGGATCGCAATTTCGAGTACCGCTCCAGCGCCGCCGTGACCGATGAGCTGGTCGTCTTCGGCGGGCGCGATCGGCGGCTGCACTGCCTCCATCGCGCCGATGGTTCGGTCAAATGGCTCTTTTCCGCGCGCGGCAAGATCGATTCGAGTCCGGTCATCGCTGACGGGCACGTCGTTGTCGGGTCCGCCGACGGGCGGCTCTACATCGTCGATCTGGCGGAAGGCAAACAGACGTGGTCATACGAAATCGGCGAGGCGATCAGCGGGTCGCCGGCCGTGATTGACGGACTGATCGTGATCGGCGCCGAAGACGGCGTCGTTTACGCGTTTGGAGACAAACCGTGA
- a CDS encoding radical SAM protein: protein METDAEGNTKAGNYFVSNYPPFAYWNEAAVSAVDGALNRRPAAGNPLGLYVHIPFCRKRCHFCYFKVYTDRNAAAIGQYIDAVKRELAMYAKRGFLDGRTPRFVYFGGGTPSYLSAKQLLELTQGLKDVLDWDAVEEVTFECEPGTLNEKKVEAIREMGVTRLSFGIENFNDHILDINGRAHLSKQVFAAYEWARNVRFPQINIDLISGMLEETQENWIENIRKTIDLDPDCVTIYQMEIPFNTTIYQRMKVEGKLTAPVADWDTKRRWVKYAFDELEKVGYGISSAYTAVKNPATTRFVYRDALWRGADLLALGVSSFGHINRAHYQNEKHIETYVQRVEAGELPIHRGYAINDGEALIREMILQMKTGRLERAYFMNKFGVNIAERFAGPFGKYEQAGFLTVGPDAITLDRDALLQVDTMLHEFFLPEHQGDRYV, encoded by the coding sequence ATCGAAACCGATGCCGAGGGCAACACCAAGGCCGGCAACTATTTCGTGTCCAACTATCCGCCCTTCGCGTACTGGAACGAAGCGGCGGTCAGCGCGGTCGATGGCGCTCTCAATCGCAGACCCGCAGCAGGCAATCCGCTCGGCTTGTACGTGCACATTCCCTTCTGCCGCAAGCGTTGCCACTTCTGCTACTTCAAGGTGTACACGGATCGCAACGCCGCCGCGATCGGGCAGTACATTGATGCGGTCAAGCGCGAACTGGCCATGTATGCCAAACGCGGGTTTCTCGACGGGCGCACGCCGCGCTTCGTCTACTTCGGCGGGGGCACGCCGTCGTATCTGTCAGCAAAACAACTGCTCGAACTCACGCAGGGTTTGAAAGACGTGCTGGACTGGGACGCCGTCGAGGAAGTTACCTTCGAGTGCGAGCCGGGCACGCTCAACGAAAAGAAAGTCGAAGCGATTCGCGAGATGGGCGTCACCCGTCTGAGCTTCGGCATCGAAAACTTTAACGACCACATTCTTGACATCAACGGCCGGGCGCACCTGTCCAAGCAGGTCTTCGCCGCCTACGAGTGGGCCCGCAACGTGCGGTTCCCGCAGATCAACATCGACCTGATCTCCGGCATGCTCGAAGAGACGCAGGAGAACTGGATCGAAAACATCCGCAAAACCATCGACCTCGATCCCGATTGCGTGACCATCTATCAGATGGAGATTCCGTTCAACACGACGATCTACCAGCGCATGAAGGTGGAGGGCAAGCTGACGGCTCCCGTGGCGGACTGGGATACGAAGCGGCGATGGGTCAAGTACGCGTTCGACGAGCTGGAGAAAGTCGGCTACGGGATCAGCAGCGCCTACACGGCTGTGAAAAACCCGGCGACGACGCGCTTCGTGTATCGCGATGCGCTTTGGCGCGGGGCGGACTTGCTCGCGCTGGGCGTGTCGAGCTTCGGGCACATCAACCGGGCGCACTACCAGAACGAAAAGCACATCGAAACCTACGTGCAGCGCGTCGAAGCGGGCGAGCTGCCGATTCATCGCGGGTATGCCATCAACGACGGCGAGGCGCTGATTCGGGAGATGATTCTGCAAATGAAGACCGGCCGGCTGGAGCGGGCGTATTTCATGAACAAATTCGGCGTGAACATCGCGGAGCGCTTCGCCGGGCCGTTCGGCAAGTATGAACAGGCGGGTTTTCTGACCGTCGGACCGGACGCCATCACGCTCGATCGCGATGCGCTGCTTCAGGTGGACACGATGCTGCACGAATTCTTCCTGCCTGAGCACCAGGGCGATCGTTACGTGTAA
- a CDS encoding FAD-dependent oxidoreductase, translating to MIRPESELDVIIIGAGPAGCAAAAALAMKGRRVMILEKESFPRYKIGESLIPYCWFPLDRIGMIDKLKASHFVRKYSVQFVSVNGNVSQPFYFFQHTEHDCAKTWQVVRSEFDQMLLDNALEKGAKVLMQTAVKELVREGSTVVGVRAMGSDGKMIELRAAMTIDASGRDMFAVKANDWRVPDKSLKKIAIWSYYKGAKRDEGLDEGATTVAYVPHNGWFWYIPLPDDIVSVGVVAERDYLYRDSKGDPDAIFEREIAIQKWVGDHVAEGRKMAPCRVTGDYSYRSRHSSADGLLLVGDAFAFLDPVFSSGVFLALQSGVMAADAIDEALQSGDVRAERFVPYSRELCKGIEAMRRLVYAFYDETFKFSDLLKKHPHLRGDLTDCLIGNLARDFDPLFNAVAEFAQVPAALEHGRPLVSSHAASTLTA from the coding sequence ATGATCCGTCCGGAAAGTGAGCTTGATGTCATCATCATCGGCGCGGGCCCCGCGGGCTGCGCCGCCGCCGCCGCGCTGGCCATGAAGGGCCGGCGGGTGATGATTCTCGAAAAGGAATCCTTCCCGCGATACAAGATCGGCGAGTCGCTGATCCCTTATTGCTGGTTCCCGCTCGACCGCATCGGCATGATCGACAAGCTCAAGGCGTCGCACTTCGTCCGCAAGTACAGCGTGCAGTTCGTGAGCGTCAATGGCAATGTCTCGCAGCCGTTCTACTTCTTCCAGCACACCGAGCACGATTGCGCGAAGACCTGGCAGGTCGTCCGCAGCGAGTTCGATCAGATGCTGCTCGACAACGCGCTTGAAAAGGGCGCGAAGGTCCTGATGCAGACGGCGGTGAAGGAGCTTGTCCGCGAAGGCAGTACGGTCGTCGGCGTCCGCGCGATGGGAAGCGATGGCAAGATGATCGAGCTGCGCGCTGCGATGACGATCGACGCCAGCGGGCGCGACATGTTCGCCGTCAAGGCCAATGACTGGCGCGTGCCGGACAAGTCGCTCAAGAAGATCGCGATCTGGTCGTACTACAAGGGCGCCAAGCGCGACGAAGGGCTCGACGAGGGCGCGACGACCGTGGCGTATGTGCCGCATAATGGCTGGTTCTGGTACATCCCGCTGCCGGACGACATCGTCAGCGTCGGGGTCGTGGCGGAGCGCGATTACCTGTACCGCGATTCCAAGGGCGATCCCGATGCGATCTTCGAACGCGAGATCGCGATTCAGAAGTGGGTCGGCGACCACGTTGCGGAGGGGAGAAAGATGGCCCCCTGCCGCGTCACCGGCGACTACTCCTACCGCTCGCGCCACAGCTCGGCCGACGGACTGCTGCTCGTCGGCGATGCGTTCGCGTTTCTCGATCCGGTGTTCTCGTCGGGCGTGTTTTTGGCGCTGCAGAGCGGCGTGATGGCGGCGGACGCCATCGACGAGGCGCTTCAGAGCGGCGACGTTCGGGCCGAGCGGTTTGTGCCGTACAGCCGCGAGTTGTGCAAGGGTATCGAGGCGATGCGCCGATTGGTGTACGCCTTCTACGATGAAACCTTCAAGTTCAGCGACCTCTTGAAAAAGCACCCGCACCTGCGCGGCGATCTGACGGACTGCCTCATCGGCAATCTCGCGCGTGATTTCGATCCGTTGTTCAACGCCGTGGCGGAGTTCGCGCAGGTGCCGGCGGCGCTGGAGCATGGTCGCCCGCTGGTCTCCTCCCATGCCGCGTCGACGTTAACCGCATGA
- a CDS encoding glycosyltransferase — protein MNIVQLTPGTGNFHCGNCVRDNALVHALRRMGHDVLMVPLYLPQVVDEEPAAGDTPIFFGGINVYLEQKIPLFRHTPRWVDHLFASPALLTWAANRAGMTSARDLGELTVSMLKGEQGLQNKELTRLIDFVKTRHHVNVVKLSNAMLIGMARRIRRETGAKVVCTLAGEDAFLDSLVEPYREQAWNLMRERAKDVDAFIAVSRYYGEVMTRRMDLDPDKVHVVHNGIDTRGYEVADTPPNPPALGYFARLCKAKGLDTLVDAYIALRKRDRVGPVKLKLAGAMTHDDRPFVDMQRKKLADAGFIDDVQISVNVDHAGKQAFLRSLSVMSVPATYGESFGLYVLEALASGVPIVQPRHGAFVELLEQLGGGILCEPDNVDALADAIEILLLREEESRAMAASARQRVLADFTVERMAGQVMDVLESLSAQRAGALS, from the coding sequence ATGAACATCGTGCAGCTCACACCCGGCACCGGCAACTTTCATTGCGGCAACTGCGTCCGCGACAATGCGCTTGTCCATGCGCTGAGGCGGATGGGCCATGATGTATTGATGGTGCCGCTGTATCTGCCGCAGGTGGTGGACGAAGAACCGGCGGCGGGCGACACGCCGATTTTCTTCGGCGGGATCAACGTCTATCTCGAACAGAAAATCCCGCTCTTCCGTCACACGCCGCGCTGGGTGGATCATCTCTTCGCGTCGCCGGCGCTGCTCACATGGGCGGCGAACCGGGCGGGCATGACCAGCGCGCGCGATCTGGGCGAACTGACCGTGTCGATGCTCAAAGGCGAACAGGGTCTTCAGAACAAGGAGCTGACCCGCCTCATCGACTTCGTCAAGACGCGGCACCATGTTAACGTCGTCAAGCTGTCCAACGCCATGCTCATCGGCATGGCCCGCCGGATTCGCCGGGAAACCGGGGCAAAAGTCGTCTGCACGCTCGCGGGGGAAGATGCGTTTTTGGATTCGCTGGTGGAGCCGTATCGGGAGCAGGCATGGAATCTGATGCGCGAGCGAGCGAAGGATGTCGATGCGTTCATCGCGGTGAGCCGGTACTACGGCGAAGTGATGACGCGGCGGATGGACCTCGACCCGGACAAGGTGCATGTCGTTCACAACGGGATCGACACGCGGGGCTACGAAGTTGCGGACACGCCGCCGAATCCGCCCGCGCTCGGATATTTCGCGCGGCTGTGCAAGGCGAAAGGGCTCGACACGCTTGTCGATGCGTACATCGCGCTCCGCAAGCGCGACCGCGTCGGGCCGGTGAAGCTCAAACTCGCAGGGGCGATGACCCATGACGACCGCCCGTTCGTCGACATGCAGCGCAAGAAACTCGCCGATGCGGGATTCATCGACGATGTCCAGATCAGCGTGAATGTCGACCATGCGGGCAAGCAGGCGTTCCTGCGATCGCTGTCGGTCATGAGCGTGCCGGCGACATATGGCGAGTCGTTCGGACTGTATGTGCTGGAGGCGCTGGCGAGCGGCGTGCCGATCGTTCAGCCGCGGCACGGAGCGTTTGTCGAATTGCTCGAACAACTCGGCGGGGGGATACTGTGCGAGCCGGACAACGTCGACGCGCTCGCCGATGCGATCGAGATCCTCCTGCTGCGTGAAGAAGAATCGCGCGCAATGGCGGCGTCGGCGCGGCAGCGTGTGCTCGCCGATTTCACCGTCGAGCGCATGGCGGGGCAGGTGATGGACGTTCTTGAATCGCTCAGCGCCCAGCGGGCCGGAGCTTTGTCATGA
- a CDS encoding acyl-CoA thioesterase yields MISEHTVPRRVEFSDTDMAGIVHFAKFFHYMEAAEHDLFRRMGLSVAQKPGENPFCWPRVHVECDYLSPLYFEDEIDVRLIVREMRTKAIVFGFEFTRKSDRKVVARGSMTTVCTQRDADGRMYAVPIDPVIREQLAVAPRSDTASS; encoded by the coding sequence ATGATCAGTGAACATACCGTGCCGCGGCGGGTCGAATTTTCCGACACGGACATGGCGGGCATCGTGCATTTCGCAAAGTTCTTCCATTACATGGAGGCGGCGGAGCACGATCTGTTCCGCCGCATGGGCCTGTCCGTCGCCCAGAAGCCCGGCGAAAATCCCTTCTGCTGGCCCCGCGTGCATGTCGAATGCGACTACCTTTCGCCGCTGTATTTCGAGGATGAAATCGACGTGCGCCTGATCGTGCGGGAAATGCGGACGAAGGCGATCGTCTTCGGCTTCGAGTTCACGCGAAAGAGCGACCGCAAGGTGGTGGCGCGCGGTTCGATGACGACGGTGTGCACACAGCGGGATGCGGACGGTAGGATGTACGCGGTGCCGATCGACCCGGTGATTCGAGAACAGCTTGCGGTCGCGCCGCGGAGCGATACAGCGTCTTCATGA
- a CDS encoding AMP-binding protein — translation MTDAPAAIEADQHGKLNALLHALRDGNRYYAPLLKSAGLLHEGVSIEAFRRAMPLTSKAQIVADQLAHPPFGSNLTYPLERYTRFHQTSGTTAAPMRWLDTPESWQWMLDNWKEVFRAAKVDASARIMFAFSFGPFLGFWTAFEAATQIGCLCLPGGGLSSMARLRMMLDTGATVLCCTPTYAMHLAHVAAEHHVDLTASAITTIIVAGEPGGSVPVMRKRMSDAWNGARVFDHHGMTEVGPVTIECPAQPGVLHVIERSYLAEVIDPQSLAPVGPGERGELVLTTLGRLGSPLLRYRTGDLVEMGPRRTCACGRAEMALVGGILARCDDMVLVRGVNVFPSAIDELVRAHTEVAEYRVEVDARGPMAQITITVEPAAGANGAALAARIARELRDALHLRAEVKVAAAGSLPRFEFKSKRWIRLQHE, via the coding sequence ATGACCGACGCGCCCGCCGCCATCGAGGCCGACCAGCATGGCAAGCTCAATGCCCTGCTGCACGCGCTGCGCGACGGCAACCGCTACTACGCCCCGCTGCTCAAGTCGGCGGGGCTTTTGCATGAGGGCGTGAGCATCGAAGCGTTCCGTCGCGCGATGCCGCTGACGAGCAAGGCGCAGATCGTCGCCGATCAATTGGCCCATCCGCCCTTCGGCTCGAACCTCACGTATCCGCTGGAGCGCTATACGCGCTTTCATCAAACGAGCGGGACGACGGCCGCGCCGATGCGCTGGCTCGATACGCCCGAGAGCTGGCAATGGATGCTCGATAATTGGAAGGAAGTGTTCCGAGCGGCGAAGGTCGATGCATCGGCGCGCATCATGTTCGCGTTTTCGTTCGGGCCGTTCCTCGGGTTCTGGACGGCGTTCGAGGCGGCGACGCAGATCGGCTGCCTGTGTCTGCCCGGGGGCGGACTCTCGAGCATGGCGCGACTCCGCATGATGCTCGACACCGGCGCAACCGTGCTCTGCTGCACGCCGACGTATGCCATGCACCTGGCACACGTCGCTGCGGAACATCACGTGGACCTGACCGCGTCGGCCATCACGACGATCATCGTCGCCGGCGAGCCCGGCGGGTCGGTGCCGGTGATGCGAAAGCGCATGAGCGACGCATGGAACGGCGCCCGCGTGTTCGATCATCACGGCATGACCGAAGTCGGCCCGGTGACCATCGAATGCCCCGCCCAACCCGGCGTGCTGCATGTCATCGAACGAAGCTACCTCGCCGAGGTGATCGATCCGCAATCGCTCGCGCCCGTCGGCCCGGGCGAGCGCGGCGAACTGGTGCTCACCACGCTCGGCCGGCTCGGTTCGCCGCTGCTGCGCTATCGCACCGGCGACCTCGTCGAGATGGGCCCGCGACGGACATGCGCCTGCGGGCGCGCGGAAATGGCGCTCGTCGGCGGCATTCTCGCGCGCTGCGATGACATGGTGCTCGTGCGCGGGGTCAACGTGTTTCCTTCGGCGATTGACGAACTGGTGCGTGCCCATACGGAAGTAGCGGAATATCGTGTGGAGGTCGACGCGCGCGGGCCGATGGCTCAGATCACGATCACGGTCGAGCCGGCGGCGGGCGCGAACGGCGCGGCGCTGGCGGCGAGGATCGCGCGGGAGCTTCGCGATGCGCTGCATCTGCGGGCGGAGGTGAAAGTCGCGGCGGCGGGGTCGCTGCCGCGGTTCGAGTTCAAGTCCAAACGCTGGATCCGATTGCAACATGAATGA
- a CDS encoding ATP-binding cassette domain-containing protein, whose product MNDANPLLVLEHVAMHYEAVEGSDAPPVLRDVNLTLNPGQSLAIIGPSGCGKSTLLNIIGTLDRPTGGRVLLEGRDLATLDDRALAQIRNQRLGFIFQEHHLLPQCTVLENVMVPTLVSKSKDAEARAKRLLERVGLADRMHHRPGQLSGGQRQRAAVVRALINEPALLLADEPTGSLDRASSENLAQLLVELNREENVTLIVVTHAPDLAKLMQQVMELRDGELAAAKAS is encoded by the coding sequence ATGAATGACGCAAACCCCCTGCTCGTGCTCGAACACGTGGCGATGCACTACGAGGCCGTCGAGGGCTCGGACGCGCCGCCGGTGCTTCGGGATGTGAACCTGACGCTCAACCCCGGACAGTCGCTGGCGATCATCGGGCCCAGCGGATGCGGCAAGAGCACGCTATTGAACATCATCGGCACGCTCGACCGGCCCACCGGCGGGCGCGTCCTGCTCGAAGGCCGCGATCTGGCGACGCTCGACGACCGCGCCCTCGCGCAGATTCGCAATCAGCGCCTCGGCTTCATCTTTCAGGAGCATCATCTGCTGCCCCAGTGCACCGTGCTCGAAAACGTCATGGTGCCGACGCTCGTGAGCAAATCGAAAGACGCCGAGGCGCGGGCCAAGCGGCTGCTCGAACGCGTGGGCCTCGCCGATCGCATGCACCATCGCCCCGGCCAGCTATCCGGCGGGCAGCGCCAGCGTGCGGCCGTGGTGCGGGCGCTCATCAATGAGCCCGCCCTGCTGCTCGCCGACGAGCCGACCGGCTCGCTCGATCGTGCCTCCTCCGAAAACCTCGCGCAACTGCTTGTCGAACTCAATCGCGAAGAGAACGTCACGCTCATCGTCGTCACGCATGCGCCGGACCTGGCGAAGTTGATGCAACAGGTGATGGAGCTGCGCGACGGCGAACTGGCGGCGGCGAAGGCGTCATGA